A single region of the Polyodon spathula isolate WHYD16114869_AA chromosome 40, ASM1765450v1, whole genome shotgun sequence genome encodes:
- the LOC121304944 gene encoding serine/threonine-protein kinase PAK 4-like: MCFSGEKTNQKQNKTSWWQTCTVALQRRDEGEKGTGLMSTRPAMFTKKKKLRIQISAPSNFEHRVHTDFDQHEQKFVGLPRQWQSLIEESAKRPKPLIDASCITTVEPRKAIVRGSKISVDGASLTWLLDEFETMSVTRSNSLRRGSPPSQTRRDSATSGGHENGEAAIPRPPGERGGGGGGGERQRQGGREDPDRRPSRPQQQPQPRGQEPSYNRDRPPPPPSRAEPSRRQDREGGNRHQSQPGEEDRVVRRDTGQERRPKSSYTGPNASSPQSPRDKRPLSGPSIGTPSLPVTDGVMKTTQQSGRPFNTYPRAETDAGRGAGTLPSSKPHEDPSHNGPSSQGRDHRGHSNPSTGSRGRGTASGGKIPQGKLRATPPEHHSSHPGLGPHPSRGRVGGGVSNPPGQEPQRVSHEQFRAALQMVVDPGDPRTYLDHYIKIGEGSTGIVCIATVKTNGKLVAVKKMDLRKQQRRELLFNEVVIMRDYHHENVVEMYNSYLVGDELWVVMEFLEGGVLTDIVTHTRMNEEQIATVCLSVLKALSVLHTQGVIHRDIKSDSILLTHDGRVKLSDFGFCAQVSKEVQRRKSLVGTPYWMAPELISRLPYGPEVDIWSLGVMVIEMVDGEPPYFNEPPLKAMKMIRDNLPPKLKNLHKISPLLKGFLDKLLVRDPTQRATANELLKHPFLTKSGPPSCIVPLMRQNRQ; the protein is encoded by the exons GACTGATGTCCACGCGCCCAGCCATGTTCACAAAGAAGAAGAAGCTTCGCATCCAGATCTCGGCGCCGTCCAACTTCGAGCACCGCGTGCACACGGACTTCGACCAGCACGAGCAGAAGTTCGTGGGGCTGCCACGGCAATGGCAGAGCCTGATCGAGGAGTCGGCCAAGCGCCCCAAACCACTCATCGACGCCTCCTGCATCACCACTGTGGAGCCCCGCAAG gcgaTCGTCCGCGGCAGTAAGATCTCAGTGGACGGCGCGTCCCTCACATGGCTGCTGGACGAATTCGAGACCATGTCTGTGACTCGCTCCAACTCTCTCCGTCGGGGCAGCCCCCCGTCCCAAACCCGCCGGGACTCCGCCACCTCTGGGGGTCACGAAAACGGGGAGGCAGCCATACCGAGACCCCCtggagagagaggtggggggggaggaggaggggagaggcagAGACAGGGAGGCAGGGAAGATCCAGACAGGAGACCCTCTAGACCCCAGCAGCAGCCACAGCCCAGAGGGCAGGAGCCCAGCTACAACCGGGACAGACCACCGCCCCCGCCTTCCAGAGCAGAACCGAGCCGGAGGCAGGACCGGGAGGGGGGGAATCGCCACCAGAGCCAGCCGGGGGAAGAGGACCGGGTGGTGAGAAGGGACACCGGGCAGGAGAGGAGGCCCAAGTCCAGCTACACAGGCCCAAACGCCAGCAGCCCCCAGTCCCCCCGGGATAAGCGTCCGCTCTCCGGACCCAGTATCGGGACACCCAGCCTGCCCGTCACAGACGGGGTGATGAAGACAACGCAGCAGTCCGGGAGACCCTTCAACACGTACCCCCGAGCAGAGACCGACGCAGGGAGGGGCGCAGGCACCTTG cCCAGCAGCAAACCCCACGAAGACCCTTCTCACAATGGGCCCTCCAGCCAGGGCAGGGACCACAGGGGCCACAGCAACCCCAGCACAGGCAGCAGAGGAAGAGGAACAGCTAGCGGGGGCAAAATACCCCAGGGGAAACTGCGGGCGACCCCACCTGAACATCATTCCTCCCACCCTGGCCTGGGGCCGCACCCCTccagggg gagggtcGGGGGAGGGGTCTCCAATCCCCCCGGCCAGGAGCCCCAGCGCGTCTCTCATGAGCAGTTCAGGGCGGCCCTCCAGATGGTGGTGGATCCAGGGGACCCCCGAACGTACCTGGACCACTACATCAAGATCGGGGAGGGCTCCACGGGGATCGTGTGCATCGCCACGGTCAAGACCAACGGCAAGCTGGTGGCCGTCAAGAAGATGGACCTTCGCAAGCAGCAGAGGAGGGAGCTGCTTTTCAATGAG gtgGTTATAATGAGGGACTATCACCACGAGAATGTGGTTGAGATGTACAACAGCTACCTGGTTGGAGATGAGCTCTGGGTCGTCATGGAGTTCTTGGAGGGCGGGGTCTTGACTGACATCGTCACGCACACCAG GATGAACGAGGAGCAGATCGCcacggtctgtctgtctgtcctgaagGCGCTGTCTGTCCTTCACACGCAGGGCGTGATTCACAGAGACATCAAGAGCGACTCCATCCTCCTCACACACGACGGCAGG GTGAAGCTGTCTGATTTTGGGTTCTGCGCTCAGGTCTCTAAAGAGGTGCAGAGGAGGAAGTCTTTGGTCGGGACCCCGTACTGGATGGCTCCAGAGCTCATCTCCAGACTGCCGTACGGTCCAGAG gTGGATATCTGGTCCCTGGGGGTGATGGTAATCGAGATGGTGGACGGGGAGCCCCCCTATTTCAACGAGCCCCCCCTCAAAGCCATGAAGATGATCCGCGACAACTTGCCCCCGAAATTGAAAAATCTTCACAAG aTCTCTCCTTTGCTCAAAGGCTTCTTGGACAAATTGCTGGTTCGAGACCCCACCCAGAGAGCCACAGCCAATGAGCTGCTGAAGCACCCGTTCCTGACCAAGTCGGGCCCGCCTTCCTGCATCGTCCCACTAATGAGGCAGAACCGCCAGTGA